The segment GATCGATTCCTGCACCAGCAGGCGTGATGGACAGGTACAAACCTCTCCCTGGTTGAAAAATGCCAGTACGGCCCCTTCTACACACTTGCTCAGGTAATCCTCTTCGTAATCCATGACGTCTTCGAAGTAGAGGTTGGGGGACTTGCCACCCAGTTCGACCGTAGAAGGAATAATATTCTCGGCCGCACATTTCATGATATGGCTACCCACCGGGGTGGAACCGGTAAAGGCCACCTTGCTGATACGCTTGCTGGTGGCCAGGGCTTCGCCCACTTCTTCGCCAAAGCCCTGCACCACGTTGAGTACGCCGGCGGGCAGCAGGTCGCCAATAATTTCTACCAGCAACATGATCGACATAGGGGTTTGTTCGGCGGGCTTAAGTATTACGCAGTTACCAGTAGCCAGGGCGGGGGCCAGTTTCCAGGCCGCCATCAGTAGGGGAAAGTTCCAGGGAATGATTTGTCCCACCACCCCAAGCGGTTCGTGGAAATGATAGGTGGCGGTGTGTTCGTCCAGCTCGGCCGCACTGCCTTCCTGGGAGCGGATGCAGCCAGCAAAATAACGGAAGTGATCTGCTGCCAGAGGGACATCGGCTGCCAGAGTTTCTCGGACACCCTTGCCGTTATCCCAGGCATCGGTAACTGCCAGGCGCTCCAGGTTCTCCTCGATACGGTCGGCAATTTTAAGCAGAATATTGGACCGTTCGGTGACTGAGGTTTTGCCCCAGGCGTTTTTGGCTGCATGAGCTGCGTCTAGCGCGAGTTCAATGTCGGCAGCGCTGGAACGAGGGATTTCGGCAATGACTTCACCGGTGACCGGGGTGGTATTGGTGAAGTACTGGCCTTCGACTGGGGCAATAAATTCACCGCCAATGTAGTTGCCATAGCGTTCTTTGAAGGAGATGAGGGAGCCTTCGGAACCGGGATTTGCGTAAATCATATTGGAGTACCTTGTGTCTTTTTATTGTTGTGGGCAGGTGCTGCGTGCCGCGCTATAGGGATCCATATCAGTCTGAACCTGGTGCGATCAGTCAAGCAGGATCGGGAGTCAACTTCAGGTTACGAAGAGGTCGCAAAAGGAGACATAGTACTTTGGCGGCAGAAATCTAACGCTTTAGTCGAAGATAAAGGGGGTGAAGCTATTCGACTTTAGTGAAAACCAGCGCCGAGTTTGTAGACCCCTGATCAAGGGTTGGGTAATGTGAATTAACTACTAGGATGGATTCTTTAACTGTTTATATCTATTGGAGATAATAAGGCAGTTCTTTATTTCAAGGAAGCCAAATAAAAAACTCAGGTGTGCTTTATGAGTCAAGAGCGACGGTTTTCTGAAGAAGAGATTTTGCTTTCTACCACCGATTTAGACAGTCGGATTAAATACGCCAATAAACATTTTTGTGACATCGCGGGTTATACCCTGGAGGAGATGGTCGGCAATCCGCACAATATGGTTCGTCATGCGGATATGCCCAAAGCGGCCTTTAAAGACCTATGGTCTTTTATCCAGTCGGGCAGTTCCTGGATGGGCCCGGTCAAAAACCGTTGCAAAAACGGTGATTATTATTGGGTGAACGCCTTTGTCACACCGATCAGAAATGAAGAAGGCAAGGTCCATGAATATCAGTCGGTCCGAACCTGCCCTGACCGAGTAGTTGTAGACCGAGCCGAGAAAGTCTACCAACAGCTCAATGCTGGACGGGCGCCGTTGGCCTTGAAGTATCGAACGGATGCAACCCTCTGGGTGTTTGTCGCTTTGTGGCTGCTAAGCCTGTTGTCGTTATCGTCGTTGTTGGTGTCGAGCCCGCTTTGGTTGAGTCTGCCGATGGCTCTGATCTCGTTGTCAGCAACGGCTATTTACGGCCTGTGGCGGCAAAAGTACAGGCATGTTGTTAACGAGGCTAAATCGATTTTTAACAATCCGTTAATGAGCTATCTGTACTCAGGCAATAACGACGATATAGGCTCGGTTAATCTGGCAATACAGATGCGCAGGGCGGAATTGAATGCCATCGTGGGACGGGTGGGAGATGATTCCGCCGCCATTACCGAAACAGCGTTAATGTCGGCCCAGCGTGGTTCGGACGTGGAACAGATACTCACCGACCAGAAGAGTGAAACTGACCAGGTGGCGACCGCCATAAATCAGATGTCGGCGACCATTCAAGAGATAGCTCAGGTTGTGACCCGAGCCTCCGGCGCCGCCCAGCAGGGCCTGGATATCAGCCAACAAAGTCAGGGAGTGGTGTCCAAAACCATTGAATCCATACACGAACTGTCGGGCCAGTTAACGGAAGTGGAGAAGGCGATCACTCGATTGATCAATGGCAGTAATACCATTGGTACCGTGCTGGGTGAGATCAGTAGCATTGCCGACCAAACCAATCTGTTGGCATTGAATGCAGCGATTGAGGCGGCCCGAGCCGGGGAGCAAGGGCGTGGTTTTGCTGTGGTGGCCGAAGAGGTTCGAGCGTTGGCGATGCGTTCCCAACAGTCGACTGAAGAGATCGGCAAATTACTCAGCCAATTGCGGGTTGAATCGGATGCGGCCACCAAAGCCATGTCAAAAGGAAATGAACTGTCCCAGTC is part of the Aestuariirhabdus haliotis genome and harbors:
- the exaC gene encoding acetaldehyde dehydrogenase ExaC, with amino-acid sequence MIYANPGSEGSLISFKERYGNYIGGEFIAPVEGQYFTNTTPVTGEVIAEIPRSSAADIELALDAAHAAKNAWGKTSVTERSNILLKIADRIEENLERLAVTDAWDNGKGVRETLAADVPLAADHFRYFAGCIRSQEGSAAELDEHTATYHFHEPLGVVGQIIPWNFPLLMAAWKLAPALATGNCVILKPAEQTPMSIMLLVEIIGDLLPAGVLNVVQGFGEEVGEALATSKRISKVAFTGSTPVGSHIMKCAAENIIPSTVELGGKSPNLYFEDVMDYEEDYLSKCVEGAVLAFFNQGEVCTCPSRLLVQESIYDRFIALVIDRISQIKRGNPLDTETMVGAQVSQEQFDRIMTYLEIGKQEGAEVLVGGNMAKLDDKLGGGFYIEPTIFKGDNSMRVFQEEIFGPVISVTTFKDEADAIAIANDSEFGLGAGLWTRDMNRAYRVGRALEAGRVWTNCYHAYPAHSAFGGYKKSGVGRENHKMMLDHYQQTKNLLVSYNTSPLGFF
- a CDS encoding methyl-accepting chemotaxis protein is translated as MSQERRFSEEEILLSTTDLDSRIKYANKHFCDIAGYTLEEMVGNPHNMVRHADMPKAAFKDLWSFIQSGSSWMGPVKNRCKNGDYYWVNAFVTPIRNEEGKVHEYQSVRTCPDRVVVDRAEKVYQQLNAGRAPLALKYRTDATLWVFVALWLLSLLSLSSLLVSSPLWLSLPMALISLSATAIYGLWRQKYRHVVNEAKSIFNNPLMSYLYSGNNDDIGSVNLAIQMRRAELNAIVGRVGDDSAAITETALMSAQRGSDVEQILTDQKSETDQVATAINQMSATIQEIAQVVTRASGAAQQGLDISQQSQGVVSKTIESIHELSGQLTEVEKAITRLINGSNTIGTVLGEISSIADQTNLLALNAAIEAARAGEQGRGFAVVAEEVRALAMRSQQSTEEIGKLLSQLRVESDAATKAMSKGNELSQSCVSFAGETEQSLQNISTEVTELADLSAQIATAVEEQSVVAEQVNQNIVSISDMSSKSEEHSQEAVALSQGLLNRLNDQHSLVNQFRS